One Perognathus longimembris pacificus isolate PPM17 chromosome 13, ASM2315922v1, whole genome shotgun sequence genomic window, AGAGCTGGCCGATTTCTCTGAGAATTTGCTCAATTCCCAAGGTACAGTCTTGAATTTCTTTGGAGATGGCTTCTATCTGATTTTCACACAGTTTCAGGGAGttgttcttttttgccttttggttttctgtttttatctGTGACCACAAATATCTTTGGTGCTCGTGCaatttttccaaatgtgctgcAGTGAGGTTTTCTAAAAACAAACCCAGCCACTGTAAGAAGCAGAGTTTTGTGTGAATTTCTGAATGTTGGAGAATTTGGAGGACAGACCGCATTACATCATTAAGATTAGTTGCTTTCTCCAACTGCTTCTTGCGAATACTTTGTTTTTCAGTCTCAATCTCAATTTTGTGGTGCTCAATGCTcttatttcccttttctctcagtTGATAGAGTTCTTTGTCCTTCTTACACCAAAGCTGCCACAGCTGTCCCTGAAGaggaagaaagttttcttttatcTGAGATAAGTTTGTTTCTCCCAGGAGCGCCATGATAACCTGTGccttttccttggcttctttgcaGTCTTTCTGTTTTTCATCCAGAAGAAATCCTTCTTTGTGAGCAATCAAAGAACAGTCTTCTAAAGTAAGAGCGGTGTCAGAGATCTCTAGAAAATGTCTGATGGTCATTTTGAGCTCCTCTGTTAATTCTGCCTCATTTCTATTCCTAATGCCAATTTTCGCtcttctctcagatttgtttgccatGGTTTTCTCTTTGTCatccaataaaaaaattaaaggttttGTTGACTGCCACAGATCACGCACCATTTGttgattttctttattgtcatcaGACACTGACATGAGGACCACAATGAGAGAAGAGATCTCCTGAAGGAAGGCAAGCTGCCTCTTATGTTCCTTTGCATCTCCATGAAGATTAGTGAAGGCCACACAGTTGTCAAAtgtgtcctcttcctcccccccaggACAGAACCAGCAGATTTCCACCACACCCCCCATCAGGAGACAGTCTTTGCTGCTGGCTCTGCAGTGTCTGTGAAAAAACACATCATGTTTGCGTTTACTGAGAAGACAGTTCATGATCTGAGATTTGGAGGCAGAGAGGCTATTTCCAACTCTAATGAAGGACACGATGGAGGTAGAGACCTGACACATCTGCTGGTTCTTGTAGCTATTCTTTTTCCCTTGTGATTTCCTTGTTGTTTGCCAGCTTTTCCTAATTTTTCTGAGAGACCAGAGAGAGAACTCAATTTCAGAAGTGCAAGGATTAGGCACAACAAGGGGGAGAGCAAACTGACAAATGGACAGTTTGGCTAAAATATATTGTCTGGCTAGATTATCTGCACAGTGATAAATAGCCATTTGGATATCCATTGGGTGAATGTTTGGCTTATTTCTAGTGGTCATTGGTTTAGGAACACTATCATTATCTTCAAAGAAACCTTCATAGGGATCCAAATCCTCATTTTCCTGAGTGGAAGTACTTGTATTGACTGAATATTCTAAGattgtttcatttttgaaatcCAGGTATCTGAGACCACAGTCTAGTACCAGTAGCTTCTGCAGGAAATAGAAGGGAAGTTCCTGTTCTGATTTGGGCTGGGTGTTATATACAGAGTTCTTGTAGATGAGATGGAAGTTAGCTCTGCTCATCATTTTTGGGTAGTAATTCTCTAGGCCTAGACGCTTTAGCAAATCTAGAAAAGCTTCATTTTTCATTATATcctcattcttattttcttttgtatgtagTATATCAGCATGTTTGTCTTTATAAACCAGTGTTTCAGAAAATGGCTTGGCCTCATCTATTTGCCATGAAGGCTTCATGTTTTCATAATTTCCATCAATCAGAGATCTCAAATTTTGTTCAAGGGTTACCCAAGTGTGCACTTCGCCATGTCTACTAAGGATATGTGCAACTTCATTAGTCAATGTTTGTCCCAGTTGTTGTCTCATTAAGGCTAATCTTTGCATCTTTTCTTCTGGGGAAACAGCTGTGCATCCCGTGGTGGTGTTCAGACCTGTGAGCAACAAGAATGCCTGAGCCTTGTGGTTGCTACCATTTTGGAGCTCCTGGTATTTACTTAGGGCTATGGGCATTTCCTCCAATAGGAAGTTTAACTCATCACATGTGAGCAGATGATGAAAAATGCCATTTTTGAATTGGTAACCTCCCCCAACTGCAATAGACAAAAGCAAGACGTATTTGTCTGTTTGCTTTGTTCTTTGGAGGAAATTTAAAAAGTCGCTGAGAGCCAGGCTGACCTCATACGTGGCCTTTCTTTGAGCTTCTTCCACTGTTTCCATGGAATCAGATTTGACATTCACTTCCATGAGgtgttttttaatttcctttaagaTTTTGATGAGTTGAGAGAATTGGGAGATGCTCACACGCTCtggctctgtctctgcctctgcctggtAGATCCACTGCATGATGGAATGAGTGTGAGGAAAGTTTATTTTGTAGATGTGAGGATCCAGAAGACTCTGGAACTGAGATTTAATAAATTTAGTATTATATGTGGGTGACTTTTTGCAAAAGTCGAATGTATTTACCAGAAAATTCTGCAAATCTGGGTCAGTGAGGCATAACTTAATCCAAGTATCATATCCTTTCATTTTATGACTCAACATTTGCATGAAATCCATCAGTTGTTTAAGCTGTTTCTCAGGATCAGATACCTCCCAGGATTTCACCTCCTCTAGGAATTCCCTGACTTCCTTTCCAGCACTCAGTATTTCCTCTCCACCCTGGATTTGGGCAGCGAGGCCAGTCAGAGCTATGTAACTGTCTTTCAAGCAGGAAGCCAATTGAAGAGGATCCTTAAAATCACTTGTGTGGTTGGAGAGGATGATGTCCCAAATGGGCACCAACTGAAGCCCTCGGTCAATGACATGCCAGGTCTGGTTGCTGGCAACAAGGCCAGCTTTCCACTGCTGAAGTCCATCTGCTTCTGCTGGGCCCCCACTCTGGGACACTGATAACTGGACTGTGGTTTGGAGGTTTTGCAGACTTTTCCTCTGAGTGATTGCTTTTGAATGTGAGTGTGAAGTCTCTATTCCTGCAGTAACTTGCACTCCAAAGCCATTATAGCTGCCCCTTATGTAAGCATCCAGGGCCTCTGCTGCCTGGGTCTTCACCTCATTCAGCTGGTGACTCTGGAAACCCTCTGCAGTGGCCTTCCACCAGTAGATTCCTCCCAGGTGCAGGGGGCCTTGGTTAGCATGGGAGCCAAATCTGAGGAAGAAGTTTTCAGTTCTCTGCCTCAGTAATGGCAGTCTGTCTGAATCTGAAGTCTCATTCAGGAGTTTTTCAATGGTTTTCAGCTCCTGGAAAGCAGCCTTAGAAAGCTGGAGTTGATCCATTGGAAAGTGGCAGGAGGCCAAGGGAATGTAGCTGAACTTCATTGAGCAGAAGTAATTTCTCTTAGACCATGACTGTTGAGTGTCCTTGGATTCTGAATGTGTGCTTTGATTCACACCAGCTTCTAAACTAAATCCCCAACCTTCACCCTTGCTTGAGGCAGCTACACTGAAACCCAAGGTCTCTACAATCTTAGTGAACATGGATTCTGTTTGAGAAGATGTAAATTCTCTAGATTCCATCTGTGTGCCTTGTTCTGGGCCATGAAGAATGAATTCCTCAGGGACACTGAGTAGTTCTTCTCTCTTCTGCATTAGGTCTGTCTGGTGACTGGTTTTGTATATTCCCTGCAGGGCCAGCCCTCCAGATGCCCTTCTTACCAGATCTCTGTCTGGGAGGTTTTGCCTGTGGGACAGTGTCTGCGTGGTGAGATTGAGTTGTTTTTGTAtgctttccataacttggcttaGTGGCTGTTCAGGTGGTGGCCAATACTCTTCAGGGATCTCCATTTCTTTCCTGagttctgcttcttttctcctcATTGACTCTTCTTGTCTGTGTTTTCCTGCTGACAGCAAATCCCTCAGCTCCTGCAGCTTCTGTTCTGCCTGCATCTGCCTTTTCTTTATCATCTGCACTGGTGAATTTTCCAAGACGGATGTACTGTTTGATCGTGCCCAGTCAATCACCTTCTCCAGGGCCCTTTTCTCCCATGGATGCTGCACCTGCAATTTCAGCTTCTGGAGTTCCTTTCTGTCTATGTGTTGTAAGGCCTGGGCATGGGTCACACCGAGGTGTTCCTGGAGCTTCGGCAACCAGTATTCAACAGACAGTCCTACTTCTGTCAGCATCTCTTGGAGGTCTGGACCCCTTTTTTCTTTGAGCAGAAAGTCATCTGCTTTGGGGTCTTTTGTGGCCATAGCTGTGTGAAAAACAGACACATTCAGTTATTCTGATTGTGTGCTGACCTTGATAGTGTCTCAACATAGTCAAATATATGAAGTTACCATTTATACTACTGTTTGTGACCTATTATCTCCATTAATTTTTCCAATGTACTTTTTTGGGTGTTGTTCAAAACTCTTCCATGTAGATCAGACACCATCTTCTACTTGCTGAACATACTGATTTTCTAAAGTAGATATTGTCAGTTGCAACATAATATCTCGAGTTTGGCACTTGTAATTCGTATTATGGTTCCCACAGTTGCATATTGGAGTACATGATAAACATTAAgcttaaggataatttttaaaatatgcatgttTGACAACTTTCTGTGTAATGTCAAAAGCAAGTTGTTTCACTGTCTTTCCTTAGTTACCTAATATTAagcttacatttctttctttctctcttcctttctctgtttttattttttgtccattttgtccaggccctgagttcaagccccaggactggaacatatACAGACAAACCTTTAGAAAAATAATCTACAGTGAGATTCGATTTAACCTTTTTCAGATAACTACcaccttgaaaacaaaacaattatggTGAAGcctaatagaaaaaata contains:
- the LOC125361543 gene encoding LOW QUALITY PROTEIN: interferon-induced very large GTPase 1-like (The sequence of the model RefSeq protein was modified relative to this genomic sequence to represent the inferred CDS: deleted 1 base in 1 codon) codes for the protein MATKDPKADDFLLKEKRGPDLQEMLTEVGLSVEYWLPKLQEHLGVTHAQALQHIDRKELQKLKLQVQHPWEKRALEKVIDWARSNSTSVLENSPVQMIKKRQMQAEQKLQELRDLLSAGKHRQEESMRRKEAELRKEMEIPEEYWPPPEQPLSQVMESIQKQLNLTTQTLSHRQNLPDRDLVRRASGGLALQGIYKTSHQTDLMQKREELLSVPEEFILHGPEQGTQMESREFTSSQTESMFTKIVETLGFSVAASSKGEGWGFSLEAGVNQSTHSESKDTQQSWSKRNYFCSMKFSYIPLASCHFPMDQLQLSKAAFQELKTIEKLLNETSDSDRLPLLRQRTENFFLRFGSHANQGPLHLGGIYWWKATAEGFQSHQLNEVKTQAAEALDAYIRGSYNGFGVQVTAGIETSHSHSKAITQRKSLQNLQTTVQLSVSQSGGPAEADGLQQWKAGLVASNQTWHVIDRGLQLVPIWDIILSNHTSDFKDPLQLASCLKDSYIALTGLAAQIQGGEEILSAGKEVREFLEEVKSWEVSDPEKQLKQLMDFMQMLSHKMKGYDTWIKLCLTDPDLQNFLVNTFDFCKKSPTYNTKFIKSQFQSLLDPHIYKINFPHTHSIMQWIYQAEAETEPERVSISQFSQLIKILKEIKKHLMEVNVKSDSMETVEEAQRKATYEVSLALSDFLNFLQRTKQTDKYVLLLSIAVGGGYQFKNGIFHHLLTCDELNFLLEEMPIALSKYQELQNGSNHKAQAFLLLTGLNTTTGCTAVSPEEKMQRLALMRQQLGQTLTNEVAHILSRHGEVHTWVTLEQNLRSLIDGNYENMKPSWQIDEAKPFSETLVYKDKHADILHTKENKNEDIMKNEAFLDLLKRLGLENYYPKMMSRANFHLIYKNSVYNTQPKSEQELPFYFLQKLLVLDCGLRYLDFKNETILEYSVNTSTSTQENEDLDPYEGFFEDNDSVPKPMTTRNKPNIHPMDIQMAIYHCADNLARQYILAKLSICQFALPLVVPNPCTSEIEFSLWSLRKIRKSWQTTRKSQGKKNSYKNQQMCQVSTSIVSFIRVGNSLSASKSQIMNCLLSKRKHDVFFHRHCRASSKDCLLMGGVVEICWFCPGGEEEDTFDNCVAFTNLHGDAKEHKRQLAFLQEISSLIVVLMSVSDDNKENQQMVRDLWQSTKPLIFLLDDKEKTMANKSERRAKIGIRNRNEAELTEELKMTIRHFLEISDTALTLEDCSLIAHKEGFLLDEKQKDCKEAKEKAQVIMALLGETNLSQIKENFLPLQGQLWQLWCKKDKELYQLREKGNKSIEHHKIEIETEKQSIRKKQLEKATNLNDVMRSVLQILQHSEIHTKLCFLQWLGLFLENLTAAHLEKLHEHQRYLWSQIKTENQKAKKNNSLKLCENQIEAISKEIQDCTLGIEQILREIGQLYEALEETSYTRGNLLIYLPQIAADLMLSGVPIELMDGDASYVPLKWVSAVFDKVSEKLGDKRIFILSVLGLQSSGKSTLLNALFGLQFTVSAGRCTRGVYMQLLKVKETFTKELGFDFLLVVDTEGLRAPELNNKSQKWDNELATFVIGLGNLTIINIFGENPSEMQDILQIAVQAFLRMKQVKISPSCLFVHQNVGEVAAEDQTMEGRRRLEQKLDEMTALAAEQEECSHITRFSDVIKFDAQTHIYYFAHLWDGNPPMAPPNPRYSHNVQELKQKILSTAKQEVKGSILKISHVKSQVQDLWRALVSENFIFNFKNTREIMAMGKLETMYNQWSWLLRSNQLELQNRLTNEVKNGKLLTLHTSIIAGPITKEYESIKQAFQKYFAEDPDSEIIIQWKANFENKLVILKDTLVSDTRREINELIALKKSQERLDQKKIGYETELLKRSQELALTLKCKELSEEDLHDIFNQVWKNWVCDVLSNLPEVTEPNIEVDCENILLDHFKSDKHIRENLNRYTGTIFEINFDKHVQVKKKMYVWSKSLEACDKESVHVTTKRIFSRFQEVVNNIERQKRDYNRNDYHEILRLIEEEVKSDPNEKTYTFTSKYITDLSLHLFHRAAEIFKERHRAFKAANDPVNYLESKKEEFFLSFKISCQGATSITTFVDFLWQKLTPAISNTIWGKMPPKIAEYLRSTCPAFNGNRANLEKHILISLAEEENFDKYWQYIHDPKSFFSSYIGNHIKQYCLNEGVSKIKTFFSISLGDMKTAILTAIHESTAIAKDKGSTASEWLDLFCNHLGSNLIFPRRDLVNIEHQEIKDTEFLKEAMSKDLDPTMKKIEEQFSGLPIDKLVPEVEKILSGHLCGCWKQCPVCKAICTNTIPNHDGDHRVPFHRPQGVIGIKWYQTDHFVIDCCSSLVASDCQLVLRDDWKIPYKNYRQAGGDFATWSITPDSSTQPYWKWFVSHFRSKLGEKYRLRFIKRGEIPKEWMQITKQYVLNNLKI